The Penaeus vannamei isolate JL-2024 chromosome 16, ASM4276789v1, whole genome shotgun sequence genome includes a window with the following:
- the LOC113803994 gene encoding piggyBac transposable element-derived protein 4 produces the protein MSRQLSVRRSRRPRSAPAIRSLSFEEEEAVDDPRPSSSKGVPRLRDAPDPLLYTFRHSSDEECGDSEEEYTPPAKHRRTKDHSDPHFGDDSDWEGSDSEDESELSDCESEEDIVPLGDKSLDSDENLAEYVRRRRARTAPGISSFVWRKRENEPRRFDFTAAPEVKVPDLDAESTPGEVFRQFLTQELYIAQNPRTPSAHMKGWEDTTVKEVRTYLGLRFLMGLQSKRQMRDFWSRDPLMSSAISPQTMSRDRFDQLTAALHFAHNQAERQANDRLWKLRPVVDVLDRRFREVFVPNKVVSIDESLWAFKGRHQALQFVPNKRARRGIKVYKLCSSLGPEAGYTTAFRIYMGKDRGDVPASMKAVIYLLERVGLMDKGYEVHTDNWYSFPSLFHHLQKRKTSVVGTVRSNRKQMPTDLQAKGRGSVDFRSTDLGMLALQWLDKRPVTMLSTVHTSEMSTRKAIKWYKKIFFNLLNMAVVNSLAVHRFLGGKMAQQEFKLELVRSLLKEEDRRGRRNRIARARFAPAAPHMPEDTPLRRWRRCSQCWNRNKKRKETRVMCRTCGVSLCASPCFKEYHATLHAP, from the exons ATGTCACGCCAGCTTTCCGTTCGCCGTTCCCGGAGGCCTCGGTCTGCCCCTGCCATCCGCTCCCTCAGttttgaggaagaggaggcggtggaTGACCCCAGGCCGTCAAGTTCCAAGGGTGTTCCTCGCCTGAGGGATGCACCTGACCCTCTCCTTTACACGTTTCGCCATTCCTCTGACGAGGAATGTGGGGACTCGGAAGAGGAGTATACGCCGCCAGCGAAACATCGCAGGACCAAGGATCATTCCG ATCCTCACTTCGGCGATGATTCCGACTGGGAGGGCAGCGACTCGGAGGACGAGTCCGAGCTCTCCGACTGTGAGTCAGAGGAAGACATCGTGCCGCTGGGTGACAAGTCGTTGGACTCTGACGAGAATCTGGCCGAGTATGTCAGGCGCCGCAGGGCTCGTACCGCCCCCGGTATCTCCTCCTTTgtttggaggaagagggagaacgagccACGGCGCTTCGACTTTACCGCAGCTCCTGAGGTCAAGGTTCCTGACCTGGATGCTGAATCCACACCTGGAGAGGTCTTCAGGCAGTTCCTGACGCAGGAACT ATATATTGCGCAGAATCCACGGACGCCTTCTGCCCACATGAAGGGATGGGAGGACACGACCGTGAAGGAGGTTCGTACTTATCTTGGGCTGCGGTTCTTGATGGGGCTACAGTCCAAGAGGCAAATGCGAGACTTCTGGTCTCGCGACCCTCTGATGTCGTCGGCGATTTCCCCGCAGACGATGTCGCGCGACAGATTTGATCAGCTGACAGCAGCACTACACTTCGCACACAACCAGGCCGAGCGTCAAGCAAATGATCGACTCTGGAAGCTGAGGCCTGTCGTAGATGTGCTCGACAGGCGATTTAGAGAAGTGTTTGTGCCAAACAAGGTCGTCTCCATTGACGAGAGCCTTTGGGCCTTCAAGGGGCGCCACCAGGCTCTGCAGTTCGTGCCCAACAAGAGAGCACGCAGGGGAATAAAGGTATACAAGCTCTGCTCGAGTTTGGGGCCAGAGGCCGGCTACACCACCGCCTTTCGTATCTACATGGGGAAGGATCGCGGGGACGTCCCCGCGAGCATGAAGGCGGTGATATACCTGCTGGAGAGAGTGGGCCTCATGGACAAGGGGTACGAAGTACATACCGACAACTGGTACTCGTTCCCTAGTCTGTTCCACcacctacaaaaaagaaaaacaagcgtTGTCGGTACGGTCAGAAGCAACAGGAAGCAGATGCCGACAGACCTGCAGGCAAAAGGGCGAGGAAGTGTAGACTTCCGAAGTACAGACTTGGGTATGCTCGCCCTTCAGTGGCTGGACAAGAGGCCAGTCACCATGCTCTCCACGGTGCACACGAGCGAGATG TCCACGAGGAAAGCCATCAAATggtacaaaaaaatatttttcaacctTTTGAACATGGCTGTGGTCAACTCCCTGGCTGTACACCGATTCCTTGGCGGAAAAATGGCTCAACAAGAATTCAAGTTGGAACTTGTGAGAAGTCTCCTGAAGGAGGAAGACCGCCGAGGAAGGAGGAACCGCATCGCCCGTGCTCGCTTTGCCCCTGCTGCCCCACACATGCCAGAGGACACTCCCCTCCGAAGATGGCGACGATGTTCCCAGTGTTGGaacagaaataagaagaggaaggagacacggGTGATGTGTCGCACCTGTGGAGTTTCCTTGTGTGCGTCACCATGCTTCAAGGAGTACCACGCCACTCTACATGCTCCCTGA